A region from the Vicia villosa cultivar HV-30 ecotype Madison, WI linkage group LG3, Vvil1.0, whole genome shotgun sequence genome encodes:
- the LOC131660177 gene encoding DUF21 domain-containing protein At1g47330: MAADAACCETKFWVYIVVIIGLVCFAGLMAGLTLGLMSLGLVDLEVLIKSGRPQHRIHAAKIFPVVKNQHLLLCTLLIGNSLAMETLPIFLDAIVPPYAAVLISVTLILIFGEILPQAICTRYGLMVGATLAPLVRVLLIVFYPIAYPISKVLDWMLGKGKAALLKRAELKTFVNFHGNEAGKGGDLTHDETTIIAGALELTEKTAKDAMTPISKAFSLDLDATLNLETLNSIMTMGHSRVPVYAGERTNIMGLVLVKNLFMVDSKASVPLRKMMIRKIPRVSENMPLYDILNEFQKGHSHIAVVYRDLNDKKGTYKKIKDSEQLEFKDSCKNKGKNPPLDKGAMLEPRDTLTSDSPQVKKSPPATPAFKKRHRGCSYCILDLDNAPLPVFPPSEVVVGVISMEDVIEELLQEEILDETDEYVNIHNKIKVNMNASKEKAPDANPLQPSNLAVQGHTPTNSTSTATSPSGSPTTIDQISESESLRNQ, translated from the exons ATGGCCGCAGATGCAGCATGCTGTGAAACCAAATTCTGGGTCTACATAGTTGTCATCATAGGATTGGTCTGCTTCGCTGGTCTCATGGCTGGTCTCACCCTTGGACTCATGTCTTTGGGTCTCGTCGACCTTGAAGTTCTCATCAAATCTGGTCGCCCTCAACATCGTATCCATGCCG CTAAGATTTTCCCTGTGGTTAAGAATCAGCATCTTTTGCTTTGCACTCTTTTGATTGGGAATTCATTAGCCATGGAG ACTCTTCCGATTTTTCTGGATGCTATTGTGCCTCCTTATGCTGCTGTTTTGATTTCGGTTACCCTAATCCTTATCTTTGGAGAG ATATTGCCTCAAGCAATTTGTACACGATATGGATTGATGGTTGGCGCAACGCTGGCCCCGCTTGTTCGTGTGCTTCTTATAGTATTTTACCCCATTGCTTATCCCATCAGCAAG GTCCTCGATTGGATGTTGGGTAAAGGAAAAGCTGCTCTTTTAAAGAGGGCAGAGCTCAAGACCTTTGTGAATTTTCATGGGAATGAG GCTGGAAAAGGAGGAGATTTAACACACGATGAGACAACCATCATAGCCGGAGCGCTTGAATTGACTGAAAAGACTGCAAAAGATGCCATGACTCCCATATCAAAGGCATTTTCCCTTGATTTGGATGCAACTCTAAATTT GGAGACCCTGAATTCAATAATGACAATGGGTCATAGTAGAGTCCCAGTTTATGCTGGAGAGCGGACAAACATTATGGGACTTGTTCTG GTTAAAAATCTCTTTATGGTTGATTCAAAGGCTTCAGTTCCTCTAAGAaaaatgatgatcagaaaaattcCTCG TGTTTCAGAGAATATGCCTCTGTATGACATACTGAATGAATTTCAGAAGGGTCACAGTCATATTGCAGTTGTATATAGGGATCTAAATGATAAAAAAGGAACatacaaaaaaattaaagattCAGAACAACTTGAGTTTAAAGACAGCTGTAAgaacaaaggaaaaaatcctccCTTAGATAAAG GTGCAATGTTGGAGCCGCGCGATACTTTGACTTCTGACAGTCCCCAGGTGAAAAAAAGTCCACCAGCAACGCCGGCTTTTAAAAAGCGACACAGAGGTTGTTCATATTGCATTCTGGACCTTGATAATGCTCCCCTGCCTGTCTTTCCACCCAGTGAAGTGGTTGTTGGTGTTATTTCAATGGAGGATGTAATCGAAGAGCTTCTTCAG GAGGAGATACTTGATGAAACGGATGAATATGTCAATATCCATAACAA GATAAAAGTTAACATGAATGCTTCTAAGGAGAAAGCTCCCGATGCAAATCCGTTGCAGCCTTCTAATTTAGCAGTTCAAGGACACACACCAACTAATTCAACTTCTACAGCTACTTCTCCATCGGGCTCACCTACCACCATTGATCAAATCTCTGAAAGCGAGTCACTCAGGAATCAATAA